In Candidatus Hydrogenedentota bacterium, a single window of DNA contains:
- a CDS encoding virulence RhuM family protein encodes MSGSIQPNEQANFLLYNDESGNVSVEVFLNGETVWLTQRAIGELFGAERSVITKHLRNIFKDSELVEDSVCAIFAHTAADGKTYNTKYYNLDAIISVGYRVNSRQATQFRIWATRTLKEFLIKGFALDDERLKQGKRLFGKDYFDELLERIREIRASERRFYQKITDIYALSSDYNKDLPETKEFFASVQNKLHWAITSKTAAELIYDSADADTIHMGLTTWKHAPKGKILKSDVATAKNYLSEAHVRELNQIVSAYLDLAENRARRQILMRMEDWASFLNGFLELSNYPILQDRGRISAEEAKLKAEQEYETYRVKQDRDYISDFDREVRRIQGKPTDSARD; translated from the coding sequence ATGAGCGGCAGCATACAGCCCAACGAACAAGCGAACTTCTTGCTTTACAATGATGAAAGCGGAAACGTCAGCGTTGAGGTGTTCCTGAATGGCGAGACTGTCTGGCTGACACAGCGGGCAATTGGCGAACTGTTTGGAGCCGAGCGCAGCGTCATCACGAAGCACTTGCGCAACATATTCAAGGACAGCGAATTGGTTGAGGATTCAGTATGTGCAATTTTTGCACATACTGCCGCCGACGGCAAAACATACAATACCAAGTACTACAACCTGGACGCCATTATCTCCGTTGGCTACCGCGTTAACTCCAGGCAGGCCACACAGTTCCGCATCTGGGCCACGCGCACGTTGAAGGAATTTCTGATTAAGGGCTTCGCGCTGGACGATGAGCGGCTGAAGCAGGGGAAGCGGCTTTTCGGCAAGGACTATTTCGACGAGCTCCTGGAACGGATACGGGAAATCCGCGCCAGCGAGCGACGCTTCTACCAGAAAATCACCGACATCTACGCCCTCTCCTCGGACTACAATAAGGACCTGCCCGAGACAAAGGAGTTCTTTGCCTCCGTTCAGAACAAGCTTCACTGGGCCATCACGAGCAAGACTGCAGCCGAACTCATCTATGATTCCGCCGACGCCGACACGATTCATATGGGCTTGACCACCTGGAAGCACGCACCGAAGGGGAAGATCCTGAAATCGGACGTGGCCACCGCCAAGAATTACTTGAGTGAGGCCCACGTACGAGAATTGAATCAAATCGTATCGGCCTATCTCGACCTGGCGGAAAACCGCGCGCGGCGGCAGATCTTAATGCGAATGGAGGACTGGGCGAGTTTCTTGAACGGCTTTCTCGAATTGTCCAACTACCCCATTCTTCAGGACCGAGGCCGAATCAGCGCCGAGGAGGCCAAATTGAAGGCCGAACAGGAATACGAGACCTACCGCGTCAAACAAGATCGCGATTATATTTCAGATTTCGACCGGGAAGTCCGGCGTATCCAAGGAAAGCCCACTGATTCTGCTCGCGATTAA
- a CDS encoding Gfo/Idh/MocA family oxidoreductase, whose protein sequence is MTLSRRRFLGSVGVAAAASYIIPSTAMGADGATAPSNRINIGVVGTGSQAGGLMENAIKHANVRIVALCDVDQMRLAEAKTKIDGFYGDTACATHHDFRELLARPDIDAVIVATPDHWHALVCIEAARRGKDIYCEKPLTWSLGEGRAVVKAVQDNKRIFQVGSMQRSNPTFKQGCALVRNGYIGDIKQIYVSLPDFDKALWVDQWPAPPATLDYEMWVGPAEWAPYHEKRNHWDWRWWMGFGGGQMMDWIGHHGDIAYMAMDWDHTGPKHVEGIRWEAPAARNNLYDAPARYWFNCEYKGGTTLTVANAKDMPSQWPSPGSLGTLFEGTRGRWLWVDRSGIKASDPKLLEMTPAKGDFQFREEKNHMTDWLNCIVSREETIAPVNAGHRSASIGHLGKIACMLGGSFKWDPKTETITDNPALNGMLTRKYRGDWKLEA, encoded by the coding sequence ATGACGTTATCCCGCAGAAGATTTCTGGGCAGTGTGGGCGTGGCCGCCGCTGCGTCGTACATCATTCCGTCCACGGCCATGGGGGCCGATGGCGCCACGGCCCCGAGCAACCGCATCAACATCGGCGTGGTCGGCACGGGCAGCCAGGCCGGCGGCCTCATGGAAAATGCCATCAAACACGCCAACGTGCGTATTGTCGCATTGTGCGACGTGGATCAGATGCGTCTGGCCGAGGCAAAGACGAAGATAGACGGCTTTTACGGCGACACCGCCTGCGCCACGCACCACGATTTCCGGGAACTCCTCGCGCGGCCCGATATCGACGCCGTCATCGTGGCCACGCCGGATCACTGGCACGCCCTGGTATGCATTGAAGCGGCCAGGCGCGGAAAAGATATTTACTGCGAGAAGCCCCTCACCTGGTCCCTCGGCGAAGGCCGGGCCGTGGTGAAGGCGGTGCAGGACAACAAGCGCATCTTCCAGGTGGGCAGCATGCAGCGCTCCAATCCGACCTTCAAGCAGGGCTGCGCCCTCGTTCGCAATGGCTATATTGGCGATATCAAACAGATCTACGTCTCCCTGCCCGACTTCGACAAGGCCCTGTGGGTCGACCAGTGGCCCGCCCCGCCCGCCACGCTGGACTACGAGATGTGGGTCGGCCCGGCGGAGTGGGCGCCCTACCACGAAAAACGCAATCACTGGGACTGGCGCTGGTGGATGGGTTTTGGTGGCGGTCAGATGATGGACTGGATCGGCCACCACGGCGACATCGCCTACATGGCGATGGACTGGGATCACACCGGTCCGAAGCATGTGGAAGGCATCCGCTGGGAGGCCCCGGCCGCGCGCAACAACCTCTATGACGCCCCCGCGCGCTACTGGTTCAATTGCGAATACAAGGGCGGCACGACCCTCACCGTGGCCAATGCGAAGGACATGCCGTCCCAGTGGCCCAGCCCCGGGAGCCTGGGGACACTTTTCGAAGGCACCCGCGGCCGCTGGCTCTGGGTCGACCGCAGCGGCATCAAGGCCAGCGACCCCAAGCTGCTCGAAATGACGCCCGCCAAAGGCGATTTCCAGTTCCGCGAAGAAAAGAACCACATGACCGACTGGCTCAACTGCATTGTCAGCCGCGAAGAAACCATCGCCCCCGTCAACGCCGGCCACCGATCCGCCTCCATCGGCCACCTGGGCAAGATCGCCTGCATGCTCGGCGGCTCCTTCAAGTGGGATCCAAAGACGGAGACCATCACCGACAACCCGGCCCTCAACGGCATGTTGACCCGGAAGTATCGTGGCGACTGGAAGCTGGAAGCGTAG
- a CDS encoding dipeptidase, translating to MPPIDNALAHARTHKDRHLAEYRELISIPSISTLKENKADVLRAAHWLAEQLKQLKMERVEIMLTPGNPIVYGEWLKAPGKPTILVYGHYDVQPVDPLNEWESDPFGAEIRGDFIYARGASDMKGQIFAQLKAMESIIANGDYPVNIKYLLEGEEEIGSPSLPAFIDEHKDLLRCDAVLNCDAGIHDKDTPAIMYSLRGLAYFELEIRTAKKDLHSGMFGGSVRNPLHVLADVISAMHDDKGHVTLPGFYEKVRPLDDEERELLKQVPYSDAAWTEMAGTQLCFGEEGYTTVERIGARPTLEVNGVWGGFTGEGAKTVLPARANAKISTRLVADQDPEAVEGQLRAFLAEHLPADVSWSLHKHSAGPGSTMDRKSLYMAAAGDALKTVFGRPPVFKREGGSVPIVGLLQKKLGVDSVMLGFALPDDGIHGPNEKQYLPNFFRGIETYIHYLYLLGK from the coding sequence ATGCCCCCGATTGACAATGCCCTGGCCCATGCCCGTACCCATAAAGACCGCCACCTGGCGGAGTACCGCGAACTGATTTCCATACCCAGCATCTCCACGCTGAAAGAGAACAAGGCCGACGTGCTCCGGGCCGCCCATTGGCTCGCAGAGCAACTCAAGCAACTGAAAATGGAGCGGGTGGAGATCATGCTCACGCCCGGCAACCCTATCGTCTATGGCGAATGGCTCAAGGCCCCCGGCAAGCCGACAATCCTGGTCTATGGTCACTACGACGTGCAGCCCGTGGACCCGCTCAACGAGTGGGAGTCGGACCCCTTCGGCGCCGAGATTCGGGGCGACTTCATATATGCGCGTGGCGCTTCGGATATGAAAGGACAGATCTTCGCCCAGCTCAAGGCCATGGAAAGCATCATTGCGAATGGCGACTATCCCGTTAACATCAAGTACCTGCTGGAGGGCGAGGAAGAGATTGGCTCACCCAGCCTGCCCGCCTTCATCGACGAGCACAAAGACCTCTTGCGCTGCGACGCGGTGCTGAACTGCGACGCAGGCATCCACGACAAGGACACGCCCGCGATCATGTACTCCCTGCGTGGACTGGCCTATTTCGAGCTGGAAATTCGCACGGCGAAAAAAGATCTCCACAGCGGGATGTTCGGCGGCTCGGTCCGTAATCCCCTCCATGTGCTGGCCGATGTGATCTCGGCGATGCACGACGACAAGGGTCACGTCACGCTGCCCGGATTCTACGAAAAAGTTCGCCCGCTGGACGACGAAGAGCGGGAACTGCTCAAGCAGGTGCCCTACTCCGACGCCGCATGGACGGAGATGGCGGGCACGCAGCTTTGCTTCGGCGAAGAAGGTTACACGACCGTTGAACGCATAGGCGCACGGCCCACGCTCGAAGTCAATGGCGTCTGGGGCGGCTTCACCGGCGAGGGCGCGAAAACCGTCCTGCCCGCGCGGGCCAACGCGAAGATCAGCACGCGCCTGGTGGCCGATCAGGATCCCGAAGCGGTCGAAGGCCAATTGCGCGCCTTCCTGGCGGAACACCTCCCCGCCGACGTATCCTGGTCGCTTCACAAGCACTCCGCAGGCCCCGGCTCCACCATGGATCGCAAGTCGCTCTATATGGCGGCGGCGGGCGACGCCCTGAAGACCGTGTTTGGCCGTCCGCCCGTGTTCAAGCGCGAAGGCGGCAGCGTGCCCATCGTCGGCCTGCTTCAGAAGAAGCTCGGTGTCGATTCCGTCATGCTCGGCTTCGCCTTGCCAGACGATGGCATCCACGGCCCGAATGAAAAGCAATACCTGCCCAATTTCTTTCGCGGAATCGAAACGTATATTCACTACCTATATTTGTTGGGGAAATAG
- a CDS encoding copper-translocating P-type ATPase: MPQPVTDPKLAQDTFRVTGMTCAGCVRRVETGLATLDGVNSATVNLMTEEAVVSYDPAQLTPEAIEQAVGAIGYEAKRKDPGNDDFVIDVALDNMHAAWKRFLIAWALTGPVAMLMLLHMTGLWHLHNGAWLELLLAAPVLAIAGAETMKKGFRTLRAKAPNMDALIAIGTVAAWSTGVMQLLGMKVESFAAVSAMIMAFHLTGRYLEARARGKASEAIRKLLELGARTARVRRAGEVVELPIEEVRVGDILIIKPGEKIPTDGIVTEGRSAVDESMATGEPIPSDKAPGDTVIGATVNTTGALEVRATRIGGDTFLAQVAKLVQEAQASKPAIQGFADQMTTIFVPLVLGVALITAVFWLMVPEMMQSLSGWAAPWLPWSPAEGASNLSMAIFSAVAVLMISCPCAMGLATPTAIMVGTGIAAQRGLLIREGAAIQRLKEITILALDKTGTITHGRPKVTEIEAVDGTDRKALLTWAAAVSLFSEHPLSHAILEKAKQERCDLVPAGDFDAVPGKGARAMVDGAVVLVGKPDFLREEGVDIKPIEHTLYRMQHEAKTVAAVARGGKAIGVIGIADTLKPESVRAIKILKRMGIKCIMITGDNQATAEVVAAQVGIDRVVANVLPQDKAKAIGNLKRETIGAVGMVGDGINDAAALAAADVGIALGTGTDIAIEAGDVTLIQGDLIALVTVIQLGKATYNKIVQNLFWAFGYNLLFVPLAMIGLLHPMIAEACMALSSLNVIGNSLRLRNFDPEAVTKEIMRM, translated from the coding sequence ATGCCTCAACCAGTCACAGATCCCAAACTCGCCCAGGACACCTTCCGCGTCACCGGCATGACCTGCGCCGGCTGCGTGCGCCGCGTGGAAACCGGGCTAGCGACGCTCGACGGCGTCAATTCCGCCACGGTCAACCTGATGACCGAAGAAGCCGTGGTCAGCTACGACCCCGCACAACTCACGCCCGAGGCTATCGAGCAGGCCGTCGGCGCCATTGGCTATGAAGCCAAGCGCAAGGACCCCGGCAACGACGATTTCGTCATCGATGTGGCCCTCGACAATATGCACGCGGCCTGGAAGCGCTTCCTGATCGCGTGGGCGCTGACGGGCCCGGTGGCGATGCTGATGCTCCTCCATATGACCGGGCTCTGGCACCTCCACAATGGCGCCTGGCTGGAGCTGCTACTCGCCGCGCCCGTCCTCGCCATCGCGGGTGCGGAGACCATGAAGAAAGGCTTCCGCACGCTCCGGGCTAAAGCCCCCAACATGGATGCCCTCATCGCTATCGGCACGGTGGCTGCCTGGAGCACGGGCGTGATGCAATTGCTTGGGATGAAGGTGGAAAGTTTTGCGGCGGTTTCAGCCATGATCATGGCCTTTCACCTGACCGGGCGCTATCTCGAAGCGCGCGCGCGGGGCAAGGCCTCCGAAGCGATTCGCAAGCTCCTCGAACTCGGCGCGAGAACGGCCCGAGTGCGCCGGGCAGGAGAAGTCGTAGAACTCCCCATCGAAGAAGTTCGGGTCGGCGACATTCTCATTATCAAGCCCGGCGAGAAGATTCCCACAGATGGCATCGTCACCGAAGGGCGAAGCGCCGTGGACGAATCCATGGCCACGGGCGAGCCGATCCCCTCGGACAAGGCCCCCGGCGACACGGTCATCGGCGCGACGGTCAACACCACCGGCGCGCTGGAAGTTCGCGCGACGCGTATAGGCGGCGACACCTTTCTCGCGCAGGTGGCGAAGCTGGTGCAAGAGGCCCAGGCGTCCAAACCGGCCATCCAGGGCTTCGCCGATCAGATGACAACCATCTTTGTGCCGCTCGTGCTGGGTGTCGCCCTCATTACGGCAGTATTCTGGCTCATGGTGCCGGAGATGATGCAGAGCCTCAGTGGCTGGGCCGCGCCGTGGCTGCCCTGGTCCCCCGCCGAAGGCGCGTCGAACTTGAGCATGGCCATATTCTCCGCTGTAGCGGTCCTGATGATCTCGTGCCCTTGCGCCATGGGCCTGGCCACGCCCACCGCCATCATGGTCGGCACGGGCATCGCCGCGCAGCGCGGACTCCTCATCCGCGAGGGCGCGGCCATCCAGCGCCTGAAAGAGATCACCATCCTCGCACTCGACAAGACTGGCACGATTACGCACGGTCGTCCAAAGGTCACGGAGATCGAAGCTGTGGATGGAACCGATCGCAAAGCCCTCCTCACCTGGGCTGCGGCGGTGTCGCTCTTTTCGGAGCATCCCCTGTCTCACGCCATCCTGGAAAAGGCCAAGCAGGAACGCTGCGATCTGGTGCCGGCGGGCGATTTCGATGCGGTGCCCGGCAAAGGCGCGCGGGCCATGGTGGATGGTGCCGTGGTGCTCGTGGGCAAGCCGGACTTCCTGCGCGAAGAGGGCGTGGATATCAAGCCGATTGAGCATACGCTCTATCGCATGCAACACGAGGCCAAGACCGTGGCGGCGGTTGCCCGGGGCGGCAAGGCCATTGGCGTCATCGGCATCGCCGACACCCTCAAGCCGGAATCCGTGCGCGCCATCAAGATTCTCAAGCGCATGGGCATCAAGTGCATTATGATCACCGGCGATAACCAGGCGACCGCCGAGGTGGTCGCGGCGCAGGTGGGCATTGATCGGGTTGTGGCCAACGTGTTGCCCCAGGACAAAGCGAAGGCGATTGGAAACCTGAAGCGGGAGACCATCGGCGCGGTGGGTATGGTGGGCGATGGCATCAATGACGCCGCCGCGCTGGCCGCCGCCGACGTGGGCATCGCCCTGGGCACGGGGACGGACATCGCCATTGAGGCGGGCGACGTGACGCTCATTCAGGGCGATCTCATAGCGCTGGTGACGGTGATTCAGCTTGGCAAGGCGACCTACAACAAGATCGTGCAGAACCTCTTCTGGGCTTTCGGTTACAACCTTCTGTTTGTACCGTTGGCGATGATAGGGCTGCTCCACCCCATGATCGCCGAGGCCTGCATGGCCCTAAGCTCGCTGAACGTCATCGGAAATTCGCTGCGCCTCCGAAACTTCGATCCCGAGGCGGTGACGAAGGAAATCATGCGGATGTAG
- a CDS encoding type II toxin-antitoxin system HicB family antitoxin, with the protein MTDTMEYKGYIARIEYDGDNKLFYGIVQDTRDTIHFEGTSAHELEDAFRESVEAYFEFCEQCGDEPNVPAPNKLWIELDPKLQQRVALSAQKTGKSVDAILSTIVEAWYSEQDRAES; encoded by the coding sequence ATGACGGATACCATGGAATATAAAGGCTACATTGCCCGTATAGAGTACGACGGCGACAATAAGCTTTTCTACGGGATCGTGCAAGACACGCGCGACACAATTCATTTCGAGGGCACAAGCGCCCACGAACTGGAAGATGCTTTTCGTGAATCGGTGGAGGCTTACTTTGAGTTCTGCGAACAGTGTGGCGATGAGCCCAACGTCCCCGCACCCAACAAGCTTTGGATAGAGCTCGATCCGAAGCTCCAGCAACGTGTGGCGTTGTCAGCGCAGAAAACAGGAAAATCAGTTGACGCTATTCTGAGCACTATCGTGGAGGCTTGGTACAGTGAACAGGATCGCGCGGAGAGCTAA
- a CDS encoding type II toxin-antitoxin system HicA family toxin, which yields MWHNEQQAHTALVSIFSSNPGNNIRWDDVESVLRALGAEISEGRGSRFGVKLNDERIVFHRPHPAPTINKGVVQAIRVFLERAGIRP from the coding sequence ATATGGCATAATGAACAGCAAGCACACACGGCACTTGTCTCCATATTCAGCTCCAACCCGGGCAACAATATTCGTTGGGACGATGTAGAATCGGTGCTCCGAGCGCTGGGTGCAGAAATCTCAGAAGGGCGAGGCTCACGCTTTGGGGTTAAACTCAATGACGAGAGAATCGTCTTTCACCGCCCCCATCCGGCACCGACGATCAACAAAGGTGTCGTGCAAGCGATACGCGTTTTCCTGGAACGAGCAGGGATCAGGCCATGA
- the trxA gene encoding thioredoxin: MATLKHLDNSNFDLTIKNSGTPVLVDFYADWCGPCKALAPTLEAVAEEQAGNLAVVKVDIDDNSELATRFDIQSIPTLIVFDGGEAKKTLKGLLPKRALLDELAPFLAKAEAVAS, encoded by the coding sequence ATGGCAACCTTGAAACATCTCGACAACAGCAACTTCGACCTGACGATCAAGAACTCGGGTACGCCAGTACTGGTGGACTTCTACGCGGATTGGTGCGGCCCGTGTAAGGCCCTGGCCCCGACGCTGGAGGCCGTGGCCGAGGAGCAGGCCGGCAACCTCGCGGTGGTCAAAGTCGATATCGACGACAACTCCGAACTGGCTACGCGCTTCGACATCCAGAGCATCCCCACGCTGATCGTGTTCGACGGCGGGGAAGCAAAGAAGACGCTGAAGGGCCTGTTGCCCAAACGCGCCCTGCTGGACGAACTGGCTCCCTTCCTGGCGAAGGCGGAGGCGGTGGCAAGCTAG
- a CDS encoding carboxymuconolactone decarboxylase family protein, with amino-acid sequence MARLNLIEREAATGPAKELLEGVQKALGVTPNLMKVLANAPGVLKSYLDTNGALAAGLLGPQTRERIALRVAELNRCEYCLAAHSYLGTHAGLSEEEVLANREGTSSEPKANAVLALVTAVVKKQGRVSRSEMDAARSAGLSDGEIVEVVANTALNILTNYMNNVAGTEVDFPRVELFAAATN; translated from the coding sequence ATGGCACGATTGAACCTGATTGAACGCGAAGCGGCCACCGGCCCGGCGAAGGAACTGCTCGAAGGCGTACAGAAGGCGCTGGGCGTAACACCCAACCTGATGAAGGTGCTGGCCAATGCGCCCGGCGTACTGAAGAGTTATCTCGATACGAACGGCGCGCTCGCCGCCGGTCTGCTGGGCCCGCAGACCCGAGAGCGGATCGCTCTCCGCGTCGCTGAATTGAATCGATGCGAGTACTGTCTCGCGGCCCACTCCTACCTGGGCACCCATGCGGGACTCTCGGAGGAGGAAGTACTTGCGAATCGCGAAGGCACCTCGTCCGAGCCCAAGGCCAACGCCGTGCTGGCCCTGGTGACCGCTGTGGTGAAGAAGCAGGGCCGTGTTTCGCGAAGCGAAATGGACGCCGCCCGGAGCGCGGGCCTGAGTGATGGCGAGATCGTGGAGGTGGTCGCCAACACGGCACTCAACATTTTGACGAACTACATGAACAATGTGGCCGGAACGGAAGTGGACTTCCCCCGAGTCGAGCTCTTCGCCGCCGCGACAAATTGA
- a CDS encoding alpha/beta hydrolase, translating to MYRTLLKRVVATTLIFSGAVWAEAQTAAIRYRTQDVEGLKIFYREAGDPAKPTVLLLHGFPTSSHMFRNLIPALSDRYHVVAPDYPGFGNSSAPSTTEFEYTFDNVARVMGRFVDSIGLKSYSLYLMDYGAPVGYRLATAHPERVQTLIIQNGNAYEEGLQDFWIPIKAYWKEQSPANADALRGFLKLEATQWQYTHGTRNPDAISPDNWNVDQPLLDRPGNQEIQLAMFLSYGSNPPLYPAWQAYLREHQPPTLIVWGKNDTIFPESGAHPYKRDLKNVEFHLLDTGHFALEEEGETIAGLMRDFLARKVH from the coding sequence ATGTATAGAACCCTGTTGAAGCGCGTGGTGGCGACCACTTTGATATTTTCGGGAGCGGTTTGGGCGGAGGCACAGACCGCGGCTATCCGTTACCGCACTCAGGATGTGGAAGGCCTGAAGATCTTCTACCGCGAAGCGGGTGACCCGGCGAAGCCCACGGTGCTGCTGCTCCATGGTTTCCCCACGTCGTCCCACATGTTCCGTAACCTGATTCCGGCCTTGTCGGATCGCTACCACGTGGTGGCGCCGGACTATCCCGGCTTTGGCAACAGCTCGGCTCCATCGACGACCGAATTTGAGTACACCTTCGACAACGTGGCGCGGGTCATGGGCCGGTTCGTCGACTCAATCGGGCTGAAGTCCTACAGCCTCTACCTGATGGACTATGGCGCACCGGTGGGTTACCGGCTGGCGACGGCCCATCCCGAACGTGTTCAGACGCTCATCATCCAGAACGGCAATGCCTATGAAGAGGGCCTGCAGGATTTCTGGATCCCCATCAAGGCCTATTGGAAGGAACAGAGCCCTGCGAATGCGGATGCACTGCGCGGCTTCCTGAAGCTGGAGGCGACCCAGTGGCAGTACACCCACGGCACCCGGAATCCGGACGCAATCAGCCCGGACAACTGGAACGTGGATCAGCCCCTGCTGGACCGTCCGGGAAACCAGGAAATCCAATTGGCGATGTTCCTCTCGTACGGCAGCAACCCGCCGCTCTACCCCGCGTGGCAGGCCTACCTGCGCGAGCACCAGCCCCCCACGCTGATTGTCTGGGGCAAGAACGACACCATCTTCCCCGAGTCGGGCGCTCACCCGTACAAGCGAGATTTGAAGAACGTGGAATTTCACTTGCTCGACACGGGGCACTTCGCCCTGGAAGAGGAGGGAGAAACGATAGCCGGACTGATGCGGGACTTTCTCGCTCGTAAGGTGCACTAA